One segment of Rhodopirellula baltica SH 1 DNA contains the following:
- a CDS encoding acyltransferase family protein, which produces MNSIPSRRHDLDALRGIAMLLGIFLHAAIAYSPDAGRGWPIQDSQSSQITSLFIAMVHGFRMPLFFLLSGFFTMMLYRRRGMSKLIEHRILRIAIPFVIGMSTIIPSIWIVAGHIQANPSANVTVFDETDLLIPGVQDDLAAVEKALAAGADVNQRSEQGDSPFLVAAFLGRDDIAEVLLDHDADPELGNHKGERPIDVMRAPWGTTEFVAGLLQIEVDREDVESGREKIAAMMGETLSGPSSGMATDGGANAVDWKGLMFLLFEFPATGHLWFLWFLCFLVTGFVLVMTLTPRGWRSRLNLATVVRSPHCLLWLIPLTMLPHWFMRHEGFGPATSVGLLPMPSVLAYYALFFGFGAIYFDADDHDGNLSRGWKISLPLSLTVLFGIGWALRGQTDGGGLVASVLIQSAYAWCVSFGMMGLFRTLFAHPSRSLRYLSDSSYWLYLAHLPLVMYLQFWVRDWEVPLLVKFTVVSVISSVVLLISYQVFVRYTPIGWLLNGKRKPAAPNVNEPSANDAPGSEVVAAQLVR; this is translated from the coding sequence ATGAATTCCATACCGTCTCGCCGACACGACTTGGATGCGTTGCGAGGCATCGCGATGTTGCTGGGCATTTTCCTGCACGCCGCCATCGCGTATTCGCCTGATGCGGGCCGTGGTTGGCCGATTCAAGATTCACAGAGCAGTCAAATCACATCGTTGTTCATCGCGATGGTGCACGGCTTTCGGATGCCGTTGTTTTTTCTGTTGAGCGGCTTCTTCACCATGATGCTCTATCGGCGTCGCGGAATGTCCAAGCTGATTGAGCACCGCATCCTGCGCATCGCGATTCCATTTGTGATTGGTATGTCCACCATCATTCCATCGATCTGGATCGTTGCTGGCCACATCCAGGCTAACCCATCGGCCAATGTCACGGTGTTTGATGAAACCGACTTGTTAATTCCCGGCGTCCAAGATGACTTGGCAGCGGTGGAAAAAGCATTGGCAGCGGGAGCTGATGTCAATCAACGATCCGAGCAAGGTGATTCACCGTTTTTAGTGGCCGCGTTCCTTGGGCGTGATGACATTGCCGAGGTGTTGTTGGATCACGACGCTGATCCCGAACTCGGGAATCACAAAGGAGAGCGACCGATCGATGTGATGCGGGCTCCATGGGGAACGACCGAGTTCGTGGCGGGGTTGTTGCAGATCGAAGTGGACCGCGAGGACGTGGAATCCGGCCGAGAAAAGATCGCAGCGATGATGGGCGAAACACTGTCAGGACCAAGCTCGGGCATGGCCACTGATGGCGGTGCCAACGCGGTGGACTGGAAAGGGTTGATGTTCTTGCTGTTTGAATTTCCCGCGACCGGTCACCTTTGGTTTCTTTGGTTCTTGTGCTTTTTAGTGACGGGGTTCGTGCTCGTCATGACGTTGACCCCTCGGGGATGGCGTTCAAGATTGAACCTCGCGACGGTGGTTCGGTCGCCGCACTGTTTGCTGTGGTTGATTCCGCTGACGATGTTGCCGCATTGGTTCATGCGGCACGAAGGCTTCGGGCCCGCAACATCAGTCGGCCTGCTGCCGATGCCATCGGTGCTGGCGTACTACGCGTTGTTTTTCGGATTTGGTGCGATCTACTTCGACGCCGATGATCACGATGGAAATCTTAGTCGTGGATGGAAGATCAGTTTGCCACTGTCTCTCACGGTCCTGTTCGGAATTGGGTGGGCATTGAGAGGGCAAACGGATGGCGGAGGGTTGGTTGCGTCCGTGTTGATTCAATCCGCTTATGCGTGGTGTGTTTCCTTCGGCATGATGGGATTGTTTCGGACGCTCTTTGCTCACCCCAGTCGCTCGCTGCGATACTTGTCCGACTCGAGCTACTGGTTGTACCTCGCTCACCTTCCACTGGTGATGTATTTGCAGTTTTGGGTTCGAGACTGGGAAGTCCCGTTGCTGGTGAAGTTCACGGTGGTCAGCGTGATTTCAAGCGTGGTGCTGTTGATCAGCTACCAAGTCTTCGTTCGCTACACTCCGATCGGATGGTTGCTCAACGGAAAGCGAAAACCAGCGGCGCCAAACGTGAACGAGCCGAGCGCGAATGACGCGCCCGGCTCGGAAGTCGTTGCCGCTCAGTTGGTCCGCTAG